A window of Strigops habroptila isolate Jane chromosome 5, bStrHab1.2.pri, whole genome shotgun sequence contains these coding sequences:
- the NOC3L gene encoding nucleolar complex protein 3 homolog has protein sequence MKPRKNTKRVPSFRKLLRTSKIKLDNKLKNKQYKQQSAARKYRKEQKKLREAVRDAISKKPFPLEECRKKQAEKREEEEEEDALPLDMMDEDDLKLMEDLALKASFLTRDLSSNEPVHIKKRKHETVIDKYEKVPRRMQTEPEKELIHLLPIKDKGGIIPQTMEKPVLDGAQDEEDTEEMEDAEDFNEEALPVLTPEEMAAQRRQKLQERKMHIAALASVILSDPDNNIKKLKELRAMLMEQDPNVAVIVRKLVMVSLMEIFKDIAPSYKIRPLSEAEKATKVKKETQKLREFEEGLVSQYKFYLENLEQTIKDWKQRKLKKSNVISLKAYKGLAEIAVKCLCELLVALPHFNFHNNIIVLIVPLMNDASKMISELCCEAVKKLFKQDKLGYASLGVVKVISGLVKGRNYDVRPEVLKVFLHLRIKEVELQKDSEDIAPKKKFMTYKEKRKNLSRMQRKWKKAEEKLERELLEAEASESKEKKLKLHTETLNIVFVTYFRILKRAQKSPLLPAVLEGLAKFAHLINVEFFDDLLIVLHSLIASGGLSYRESLHCILSAFHILSGQGDVLNIDPMKFYTHLYKTLFSLHAGGTNDDIGIVLQCVDVMFAKRRKQVSQQRALAFLKRLSTLALHVLPNSSVGILATNRVLMQTFPRMDLLLDNESQGSGVYLPELDEPEHCNAQNTALWELHLLQRHYHPTVQKFAAHLIAGAPTEGSGALSLDLSQRPATEHFEAYSMRGMTFNPPVASVTPRRKDTFSQMDSFIDEELNNQLQHRVGTVVHKLLDFAKYLKESSLS, from the exons ATGAAGCCG agaaaaaacacaaaacgAGTTCCAAGCTTTCGCAAGTTACTGAGAACTAGTAAAATCAAACTTGACAACAAATTAAAGAATAAACAGTACAAGCAGCAGAGTGCTGCTAGGAAGTATcgaaaagaacaaaagaagctAAGGGAGGCTGTCAGAGATGCTATCTCTAAGAAACCTTTTCCACTGGAagaatgcaggaaaaaacagg CTGAAAAAcgggaagaagaagaggaagaagatgctCTTCCACTGGATATGATGGATGAAGATGACTTAAAATTAATGGAGGATTTGGCTCTAAAAGCATCCTTTTTAACCAGAGATCTTTCTTCTAA tgaacCTGTTCACATCAAAAAACGAAAGCATGAAACTGTGATTGACAAATATGAGAAGGTGCCAAGACGTATGCAAACTGAGCCAGAAAAAGAACTCATCCATCTGCTCCCCATCAAAGACAAGGGTGGCATTATCCCCCAAACTATGGAAAAGCCAG TTCTCGATGGTGCACAGGATGAAGAGGATACAGAAGAAATGGAGGATGCAGAGG ACTTCAATGAAGAAGCCCTGCCTGTTCTCACTCCTGAAGAAATGGCTGCTCAAAGGAGACAAAAGCTACAGGAAAGGAAGATGCACATAGCTGCCTTAGCATCTGTGATTCTGTCCGATCCAGACAACAAT ATTAAGAAGTTGAAGGAGCTGCGTGCCATGTTGATGGAGCAGGATCCTAACGTGGCTGTGATTGTTCGGAAGCTGGTCATGGTTTCTTTGATGGAGATATTCAAAGATATTGCGCCTTCTTACAAAATCCGGCCTCtgtctgaagcagaaaaggctaCCAAG gttaaaaaagaaactcagaAACTGAGAGAATTTGAAGAAGGCCTTGTGAGCCAGTATAAATTTTACTTGGAAAATCTGGAACAAACAATTAAAG ATTGGAAACAAAGGAAGTTGAAGAAAAGCAATGTCATCTCATTAAAAGCATATAAAGGTCTAGCAGAAATAGCAGTGAAGTGTCTGTGTGAGCTGCTTGTGGCCCTACCCCACTTTAACTTCCACAATAACATTATTGTTCTCATTGTTCCGCTCATGAATGATGCATCAAAAATG ATTTCTGAACTGTGCTGTGAGGCAGTTAAGAAGCTCTTTAAACAAGACAAGTTGGGCTATGCTTCACTTGGTGTAGTTAAAGTCATTTCTGGCCTTGTGAAGGGTAGAAATTATGATGTCAGACCTGAG gtgttaaaagtatttcttcacTTAAGAATTAAGGAAGTAGAATTACAGAAAGATTCCGAAGACATTGCACCAAAGAAAAAGTTTATGacttacaaagagaaaaggaaaaatctttcaaGAATGCAAAGAAAG tggaagaaagcagaagagaaactggAACGAGAACTCTTGGAAGCAGAAGCGtcagaaagtaaagaaaaaaaactgaaGTTG cacACAGAGACCTTGAATATTGTATTTGTAACTTACTTTAGAATTTTGAAGAGAGCTCAGAAGTCTCCACTTTTGCCAGCTGTGCTAGAAGGTCTTGCAAA GTTTGCTCATCTCATAAATGTGGAATTTTTTGATGACCTGTTGATTGTCCTTCATTCGCTTATTGCATCTGGG GGTTTAAGCTATCGTGAGAGTCTTCACTGCATTCTCAGTGCTTTTCATATACTCTCTGGTCAAG GTGATGTTCTTAACATCGATCCGATGAAATTCTACACACATCTTTACAAGACATTGTTCAGCCTGCATGCAG GTGGGACCAATGATGACATAGGGATTGTGCTCCAGTGCGTGGATGTCATGTTTGCCAAGCGGAGAAAGCAAGTTTCGCAGCAACGAGCTCTCGCTTTCCTGAAGAGGCTTTCCACGCTTGCTCTTCATGTACTTCCAAATTCCAGTGTTGGGATCTTGGCAACAAACAGGGTATTAATGCAA ACGTTCCCAAGGATGGACCTCTTACTGGACAACGAGTCTCAAGGCAGTGGAGTTTATCTCCCAGAACTAGATGAACCAGAACATTGCAATGCTCAGAACACAGCTCTATGGGAGCTGCATTTACTGCAG agACACTATCATCCAACAGTGCAGAAATTTGCAGCTCACCTTATTGCTGGAGCTCCAACTGAAGGCTCAGGAGCTCTTTCCCTTGATTTGAGCCAAAG GCCTGCTACAGAACATTTTGAGGCCTACAGTATGAGAGGAATGACCTTTAATCCTCCTGTTGCATCAGTAACACCCAGAAGAAAG GACACATTCTCACAAATGGATTCATTTATAGATGAAGAGCTAAACAACCAGCTTCAGCACCGCGTTGGGACTGTTGTTCACAAGCTCTTGGATTTTGCTAAATACTTGAAGGAATCATCCTTGTCGTAA
- the TBC1D12 gene encoding TBC1 domain family member 12 isoform X3, with amino-acid sequence MYKPPPTSARRKNIEFEPLSTTALILEDRPANLPAKSVEEALRHRQEYDEMVAEAKKREIKEAHKRKKIMRDRFKQEENIASAMVIWVNEILPNWEGMRATRRVRELWWQGLPPRVRGKVWSLAVGNELNITPELYEIFLSRAKERWKSFSETSTENDIEDAGASVADREASLELIKLDISRTFPSLYIFQKGGPYHDLLHSVLGAYTCYRPDVGYVQGMSFIAAVLILNLEEADAFIAFANLLNKPCQLAFFRVDHSMMLKYFAAFEVFFEENLPKLFLHFKSYSLTPDIYLIDWIFTLYSKSLPLDLACRVWDVFCRDGEEFLFRTGLGILRLYEDILLQMDFIHIAQFLTKLPEDITSEKLFTCIAAIQMQNSNKKWAQVFASLMKDNKEGDKNHSPALKS; translated from the exons ATGTATAAACCTCCACCCACATCAGCAAGACGTAAAAATATTGAATTTGAGCCACTTTCAACTACTGCTTTGATTCTGGAGGATCGACCAGC AAATCTTCCTGCCAAATCTGTGGAGGAGGCTTTACGTCACCGGCAAGAGTATGATGAGATGGTGGCAGAGGCAAAAAAACGAG aaattaaagaagcacataaaaggaaaaaaataatgagagaTCGTTTCAAGCAAGAAGAGAATATTGCTAGCGCTATGGTGATTTGGGTCAATGAAATACTACCTAACTGGGAAGGCAT GCGTGCTACCCGAAGAGTTCGAGAGCTATGGTGGCAGGGATTACCCCCACGTGTACGTGGGAAGGTTTGGAGTCTAGCTGTGGGAAATGAGTTAAATATCACTCCTG AACTTTATGAAATCTTCTTGTCAAGAGCTAAGGAACGATGGAAAAGCTTCAGTGAGACAAGTACTGAGAATGACATCGAAG ATGCAGGTGCATCTGTTGCTGATCGTGAGGCCAGTCTGGAGCTGATTAAGTTGGATATATCACGCACATTTCCATCCCTGTATATTTTCCAGAAG GGTGGTCCTTATCATGATCTCCTGCATAGTGTTTTAGGAGCATATACATGTTACAGACCAGACGTGGGATAT GTGCAAGGGATGTCCTTCATTGCTGCTGTGCTCATTCTCAATCTGGAAGAGGCAGATGCTTTCATTGCCTTTGCTAACCTTCTAAACAAGCCATGCCAACTGGCCTTTTTCCGTGTGGATCACAGCATG ATGCTGAAATACTTTGCAGCCTTTGAAGTATTCTTTGAAGAAAACCTTCCCaaattgtttcttcatttcaagTCATACAGTCTTACCCCAGACATATATTTGATAGACTG GATTTTTACACTCTACAGCAAGTCATTACCACTTGATCTGGCCTGTCGTGTCTGGGATGTTTTCTGTAGAGATGGAGAAGAATTTTTGTTTAGGACAGGATTAGGAATCCTTCGGTTATATGAAGATATTCTTCTACAGATGGACTTCATTCATATAGCACAGTTTTTAACAAAGCTTCCAGAAGACATTacatcagaaaagctttttacttGTATTGCAGCTATTCAGATGCAGAATAGTAACAAAAAATGGGCACAG gTGTTTGCCTCACTGATGAAGGACAACAAAGAAGGAGATAAGAATCATAGCCCAGCACTGAAAAGCTGA